In Geminocystis sp. NIES-3708, a single window of DNA contains:
- a CDS encoding sulfotransferase family protein has product MNTYQSATLILTGMHRSGTSLLSSLLQSAGVNIGKRLVPANDGNPKGYFENSDFVEFHENVLFSLGIDKIGWTTLENCQPPCHYIDEAKKLIERNQDPEQPWGWKEPRTTLFLDFWSNLLPNAYFIFVYRSPWEVLDSLYRRGDDIFRHNPELALQAWSSYNRQIVNFYQKYSDKSLLFNLAKVTINPNYLIEMINEKFNLSLPSVDSNIYDPSSLKTDTKKSQRPHLLKVYFPDIWEQYQELNKMTNFEEPLEEVLENLSDNAWVLQDWLNVRILEKTLKQEKKISDEHIDSVYQKLGETIGEKESFEFHLGESQRELKDSQSQLQQTHQELENTKQELYNTQSQLQQTHQELENTKQELYSTQSQLQQTHQELENTKQELYSTQSQLQQTHQELENNKFQLQESQRELQDKKYELQQQELAFKELHFYFERSQEELKQTQEKVIEIKENLQRKQEELRNSQEKIIFMESSKFWKLRNKWFRLKGEKIE; this is encoded by the coding sequence ATGAATACTTATCAATCAGCAACTCTGATTTTGACGGGAATGCACCGTTCTGGTACTTCTTTATTATCTTCTTTGCTTCAAAGTGCGGGGGTTAATATTGGTAAAAGGTTAGTTCCAGCTAATGATGGTAATCCTAAAGGGTACTTTGAAAATAGTGATTTTGTTGAATTTCATGAAAATGTACTTTTTTCTCTGGGTATTGATAAAATCGGTTGGACCACCCTAGAAAATTGTCAGCCACCTTGTCATTATATAGATGAGGCTAAAAAATTAATTGAACGAAATCAAGACCCTGAGCAACCTTGGGGATGGAAAGAGCCAAGAACGACTCTTTTTTTAGATTTTTGGTCAAATTTGTTACCTAATGCCTATTTTATCTTTGTTTATCGATCACCATGGGAAGTTCTTGATTCACTGTATCGAAGGGGGGATGATATTTTTCGTCATAATCCTGAGTTAGCATTACAAGCCTGGAGTAGTTATAATCGACAAATTGTAAATTTTTATCAAAAATATTCTGACAAATCCTTATTATTTAATTTGGCAAAGGTGACAATTAATCCAAATTATTTGATAGAGATGATTAATGAAAAATTTAATTTATCTTTGCCTTCAGTGGATTCTAATATTTATGATCCTTCTTCTCTCAAAACTGATACGAAAAAATCTCAACGTCCTCATCTTTTAAAAGTTTATTTTCCTGATATATGGGAACAATATCAAGAATTGAATAAAATGACGAATTTTGAAGAGCCTTTGGAAGAAGTTTTGGAAAACTTATCAGATAATGCTTGGGTATTGCAAGATTGGTTAAATGTCAGAATTTTAGAAAAAACTCTGAAGCAAGAGAAAAAGATTAGTGATGAGCATATTGATTCTGTATATCAAAAATTAGGGGAAACTATCGGCGAAAAAGAGTCTTTTGAGTTTCATTTAGGAGAATCTCAGCGAGAGTTAAAGGATAGCCAATCTCAGCTACAGCAAACTCATCAAGAATTAGAAAATACAAAACAAGAATTATATAATACTCAATCTCAGCTACAGCAAACTCATCAAGAACTAGAAAATACAAAACAAGAATTATATAGTACTCAATCTCAGCTACAGCAAACTCATCAAGAATTAGAAAATACAAAACAAGAATTATATAGTACTCAATCTCAGCTACAGCAAACTCATCAAGAATTAGAAAATAACAAGTTTCAATTACAAGAATCTCAAAGAGAATTGCAAGACAAAAAATATGAATTGCAACAACAAGAGTTGGCCTTCAAAGAATTACATTTTTATTTCGAGCGTTCTCAGGAAGAGTTAAAACAAACTCAAGAAAAAGTAATAGAGATTAAAGAGAATCTTCAAAGAAAACAAGAGGAGTTACGAAATTCTCAAGAAAAAATTATTTTTATGGAAAGTAGTAAGTTTTGGAAATTAAGAAATAAATGGTTTCGCCTTAAAGGGGAAAAAATTGAATAA
- a CDS encoding sulfatase-like hydrolase/transferase, with translation MNISLQHPDSVLFITLDSCRYDTFMEANIPHLKAIGNVYKTMAPSYFTYGSHQAMFVGFTPSIAQDFAPFTNAKFGKIFRMGGSAAFSKETDYFILEGKNIIDGFKHQGYLTIGSGAVGWFNPKTETAQSLIKDFNRFFYPGDTYSLEKQLNWLTKHLLSSENKVFAFLNIGETHTPYYYQGANWSRDYNPCIPFAKNNDADECRKRQTACLEYVDLSLKPLLDAFKHSNIVICADHGDCWGEDGLWEHGFHHEKVLEVPFIFKLNSR, from the coding sequence ATGAATATCTCTTTACAACATCCTGATTCTGTTCTCTTTATTACCCTTGACTCTTGTCGTTATGATACTTTTATGGAGGCAAATATTCCCCATTTAAAAGCTATCGGTAATGTTTATAAAACTATGGCTCCAAGTTATTTTACCTATGGCTCACATCAAGCAATGTTTGTCGGATTTACCCCTAGTATTGCTCAAGACTTTGCCCCTTTTACTAATGCTAAGTTCGGCAAAATTTTTCGGATGGGAGGCAGTGCGGCTTTTAGTAAAGAGACTGATTATTTTATTTTAGAAGGAAAAAATATTATTGATGGTTTTAAGCATCAAGGTTATCTTACCATCGGTTCAGGTGCGGTTGGTTGGTTTAATCCTAAAACAGAAACTGCCCAATCCTTAATTAAAGATTTTAATCGTTTTTTTTATCCGGGAGATACCTATTCTTTAGAAAAACAATTGAATTGGCTGACAAAACATTTGCTTTCTTCAGAAAATAAAGTTTTTGCCTTTTTAAATATTGGAGAAACTCACACTCCTTATTATTATCAAGGGGCAAATTGGAGTCGAGATTATAACCCTTGTATTCCTTTCGCCAAAAATAATGATGCTGATGAGTGTCGCAAAAGACAAACTGCTTGTTTAGAGTATGTAGATTTATCTTTAAAGCCTTTATTAGATGCGTTTAAACATAGTAATATTGTTATTTGTGCTGATCATGGTGATTGTTGGGGAGAAGATGGTTTATGGGAGCATGGTTTTCATCATGAAAAGGTATTAGAAGTACCTTTTATTTTTAAGCTCAATAGTCGTTAA
- the ruvB gene encoding Holliday junction branch migration DNA helicase RuvB produces MAIKRSSSDHKSESLPRQRKNKTSIPKSVLSEDDNLLSSTEIIEDLGENEDKIRPHRFEDYIGQKDLKDVISIAIEAAKQRKDPLDHILLYGPPGLGKTTMSLILAQEMGVSCKITAAPALERPRDITGLLVSLKQGDILFIDEIHRLNRVTEELLYPAMEDCRLDVTIGKGQSAKIRSIPLSPFTLIGATTKIGSLTSPLRDRFGLIQRLQFYDLDELTEIILRSATILKLDIDYGGAEEIARRSRGTPRISNRLLRRVRDYVQVKHKSNINKPLAAEALDLHNVDRLGLDWTDRLVLSTMMEQFKGGPVGLDAIAAATGEDAKTIEEVYEPYLLQIGFINRTTRGRVVTDKAYEHLQLKGNG; encoded by the coding sequence ATGGCAATTAAAAGATCGTCTTCTGATCATAAATCTGAATCTCTTCCTCGACAAAGAAAAAATAAAACTTCTATTCCTAAATCTGTCTTGTCAGAAGATGATAACCTTTTATCTTCCACAGAAATAATTGAAGATTTAGGGGAAAATGAGGATAAAATTCGTCCTCATCGTTTTGAGGATTATATCGGACAAAAAGATCTTAAGGATGTTATTTCTATTGCCATTGAAGCTGCTAAACAAAGAAAAGATCCTTTAGATCATATTCTATTATACGGTCCTCCTGGATTGGGTAAAACTACCATGTCTTTAATTTTGGCACAGGAAATGGGAGTGAGTTGTAAAATAACCGCTGCACCAGCTCTTGAACGTCCGAGGGATATTACAGGCTTATTGGTAAGCCTTAAACAGGGTGACATTTTATTTATTGATGAGATTCACCGTTTAAATCGAGTGACAGAAGAACTATTATATCCGGCCATGGAAGACTGTCGTTTAGATGTTACTATTGGTAAAGGACAATCGGCGAAAATTCGGAGTATTCCCCTTTCTCCTTTTACTCTTATAGGTGCTACAACAAAAATTGGTTCATTAACTTCTCCGTTGCGTGATCGTTTTGGCTTAATTCAAAGGTTACAATTTTATGATCTTGATGAACTTACGGAAATCATACTGCGATCTGCTACCATTTTAAAGTTAGATATTGATTATGGTGGTGCAGAAGAAATTGCTAGACGCTCAAGAGGTACACCAAGAATCAGTAACCGTTTATTACGCAGAGTAAGAGATTATGTGCAAGTAAAACATAAATCGAATATCAATAAACCATTAGCGGCGGAAGCGTTAGATTTACATAATGTCGATCGCTTAGGGTTAGATTGGACTGATAGACTGGTATTATCTACTATGATGGAACAATTTAAAGGTGGCCCTGTGGGTTTAGATGCGATCGCTGCGGCTACAGGGGAAGATGCTAAAACCATTGAGGAGGTTTACGAACCTTATTTATTACAAATCGGGTTTATTAATCGTACCACAAGAGGAAGGGTTGTCACCGATAAGGCTTATGAGCATTTGCAACTAAAAGGTAATGGGTAA
- a CDS encoding AAA family ATPase: protein MPSSPIQKILFGNPGTGKSFKIVNQILPNDLKINEKLNPENVVKTVFHPEYTYGDFMGKLVPITKGKNVQYKFHEGHFLRALAQAYKNILDHYDDPTKNKDYKFLDEEKKIKAIQEARQKACKKANNVALIIDEINRGNSSAIFGTVFQLLDRDDHELDNGWSSYSINITEIELLTILRLIGVEEKELAGDGFEYKFPHEDHWVQNLSTFQNRVECLYINLDSRSIKIPPNLSILGTMNTSDNSIYFMDSAFKRRWEWEFIDWEENNDIPEPKYGNGHPEYWGYLEKDEWRELVRGVNKFIKSHHQSIRGIEDKQIGFYFIKNYPVTSESIRNKLMFFLWDSVFNRDKKPLLELLDLGTDQLVTFGDFTRFHNLFIEKIKIKYDLNIVIDIDENSFINVKNLDNIPF from the coding sequence ATGCCTAGTAGTCCTATTCAAAAAATATTATTTGGAAATCCAGGTACTGGAAAAAGTTTTAAAATTGTTAATCAAATTCTTCCTAATGACTTAAAAATCAACGAAAAACTAAATCCAGAAAATGTAGTAAAAACAGTATTTCATCCAGAATATACTTATGGTGATTTTATGGGTAAACTTGTTCCTATAACTAAAGGAAAAAATGTTCAGTATAAATTTCATGAAGGTCATTTTTTAAGAGCATTAGCACAAGCATATAAAAATATCCTAGATCATTACGATGATCCAACAAAAAATAAAGATTACAAATTTTTAGATGAAGAAAAAAAAATTAAAGCTATTCAAGAGGCACGTCAAAAAGCTTGTAAAAAAGCGAATAATGTTGCCTTAATCATAGATGAAATTAATAGAGGTAATTCATCTGCTATTTTTGGCACAGTTTTTCAACTGTTAGACAGAGATGATCATGAACTAGATAACGGTTGGTCATCTTATAGTATTAATATTACTGAAATAGAACTTTTGACAATATTAAGGTTAATAGGAGTAGAAGAGAAAGAATTAGCAGGTGACGGGTTTGAATATAAATTCCCACACGAAGATCATTGGGTACAAAATTTATCAACATTTCAAAATAGAGTTGAATGCCTTTATATTAATTTAGACTCCAGATCAATTAAAATTCCTCCGAATTTATCAATACTAGGGACTATGAATACTTCTGATAATTCCATTTATTTTATGGATAGTGCTTTTAAAAGAAGATGGGAGTGGGAGTTTATTGACTGGGAAGAAAATAATGACATTCCAGAACCTAAATATGGGAATGGACATCCTGAGTATTGGGGTTATTTGGAAAAAGATGAATGGAGAGAATTAGTAAGAGGAGTTAACAAATTTATTAAAAGTCATCATCAATCTATTAGAGGTATTGAAGATAAGCAAATAGGATTTTATTTTATCAAGAACTATCCCGTAACATCCGAATCAATTAGAAATAAATTAATGTTTTTTCTTTGGGATAGTGTTTTTAATCGAGATAAAAAGCCTTTATTAGAGCTTTTAGATCTAGGCACAGATCAGTTAGTTACTTTTGGTGATTTTACAAGATTTCATAATCTTTTTATAGAAAAAATCAAAATTAAGTATGACTTAAATATTGTTATTGATATAGATGAAAATAGTTTCATAAACGTAAAAAATTTGGATAATATACCTTTTTAA
- a CDS encoding putative toxin-antitoxin system toxin component, PIN family, producing MKNNKPCKVIIDTNLWISFLIGKQLSSLKDLLVNKTIQPIFSSQLLEEINVVTKRPKLQKYFSPVKVSELIDFLQVVGLVIEVKSTVNICRDLKDNYLLALAKDSNADYLITGDLDLLIIKEFEKTKIVTYQDFYSLFAE from the coding sequence ATGAAAAACAACAAACCTTGTAAGGTAATTATAGATACTAACCTTTGGATTAGCTTTTTAATTGGAAAGCAATTAAGTAGTTTAAAAGATTTATTAGTTAACAAAACCATTCAACCTATTTTTTCTTCTCAACTGTTGGAAGAAATTAATGTTGTCACTAAAAGACCAAAATTACAAAAATATTTTTCTCCCGTTAAAGTATCGGAGTTAATTGATTTTTTGCAAGTTGTTGGGTTAGTTATTGAAGTAAAATCAACTGTTAATATTTGTCGAGATTTAAAAGATAATTATTTGTTAGCTTTAGCAAAAGATAGTAATGCAGATTATCTAATTACAGGAGATTTAGATTTATTAATTATTAAAGAGTTTGAGAAAACGAAAATTGTCACTTATCAAGATTTTTATAGCCTTTTTGCAGAATAA
- the vap15 gene encoding type II toxin-antitoxin system VapB15 family antitoxin produces the protein MPQLSLKLEFEQVLELVQQLSQEEKIKLSQALEKDTLNQKLTEFLEVFKNDEISLDIVNEEVETVRAEIYEKQQTL, from the coding sequence ATGCCTCAGTTATCATTAAAATTGGAGTTTGAGCAAGTATTAGAATTAGTACAACAGTTATCTCAAGAAGAAAAAATTAAGTTAAGTCAAGCCTTAGAAAAAGATACTTTAAATCAAAAATTAACAGAATTTTTAGAAGTATTTAAAAATGATGAAATTTCTCTCGACATAGTTAATGAAGAAGTGGAAACAGTAAGAGCAGAAATTTATGAAAAACAACAAACCTTGTAA
- a CDS encoding DUF2281 domain-containing protein translates to MINIETKILETLDKMPVSLQEELLHYAEYLQEKYSENNGNINTSNQKRRSGILEGTFVLPLPDDFDESLEDFEEYMR, encoded by the coding sequence ATGATAAATATTGAAACTAAAATATTAGAAACTTTAGACAAAATGCCCGTATCTTTGCAAGAAGAATTATTGCATTATGCGGAGTATCTTCAGGAAAAATATAGCGAAAATAATGGAAATATAAACACTTCTAATCAAAAACGTCGCTCAGGTATTTTAGAGGGTACTTTTGTTTTACCCTTACCTGATGATTTTGATGAATCTTTAGAAGATTTTGAGGAATATATGAGATGA
- a CDS encoding type II toxin-antitoxin system HicB family antitoxin, with protein MQDYHINIFYSEEDQGYIADIPDLTYCSAYGKTPEEALQEVLIAKKAWLEVAKEKNKLIPLPKYKPIIYQIAG; from the coding sequence ATGCAAGACTACCATATTAATATATTCTATAGTGAAGAAGATCAAGGTTATATTGCTGATATTCCAGATCTTACATATTGTTCTGCTTACGGGAAAACTCCAGAAGAAGCATTACAAGAAGTTTTAATTGCTAAAAAAGCATGGTTAGAAGTTGCTAAAGAAAAAAATAAGCTCATTCCTTTGCCTAAATATAAACCAATTATTTATCAAATTGCTGGATAG
- a CDS encoding AAA family ATPase has product MSIISHILIGCPSSGKSTLAKHIIKQDSSYQIISTDNIRKQLFGDENIQGDWQLIEAEIFKQIDSYIQAGKPIIYDATNAKRWWRISLLEKLTQYDNVNWIGWYLKTPLNICLEWNQRRKRQVPDDVITNLYQSLRNFPPLPAEGFLAVYDIPFKDDKLEVHQFNDKVSKLSRTQVNRHNRPANSKVKFHSYSRLLDFDRLLHLISLIIKYPNIGNLSSYNPELIEQIFGKNIKFDTEIEEICAILAHHIHPIYAQPKAIKKDLLWLENIGIIGSKFNQKIEIKTLEIEDLVTHPYSDIEPFERLIKTINFIIHHPFTWNKQEGCLQSLVNAMISPGIINFNCPDSIRKDIEKVLKPFGILPDFTMKKGYFIGTGILSANELIKLFRLLEAQANSLSDPVALSVYETFKSRLGDAKIAHPESYPVRAIYNKNIVDLNSLPNTSLASKIDQVESSIEKGELLELNRFLSSAEFNNHDFQNNQTEDNSYFLIYPLQIVFHNIGWYLGYEWAEGENKGLLKFERLDRLFLGRKQHQSRDEKQQINALNKLQKLYQASGGIFLGNNVKLQKLYFDRKQKSKAEITIELWFSDYIFKFISEGTNRFPLKQMKMSPPLHKSNEKKAPFTLKKTDDKNYPNCFQVKLPLWSLEDIDLLRWIVGFGGQVKVINPPELVNKVKQIGEAIALLY; this is encoded by the coding sequence ATGTCTATTATTTCACACATCTTAATTGGTTGCCCAAGTAGTGGTAAATCAACTCTAGCTAAACACATTATTAAACAAGACTCAAGTTATCAAATTATCTCTACAGATAACATTAGAAAACAACTTTTTGGAGATGAAAATATACAAGGAGATTGGCAGTTAATTGAAGCAGAAATATTTAAACAAATTGACAGTTATATTCAAGCAGGAAAACCGATTATTTATGATGCTACTAACGCTAAAAGATGGTGGCGAATTTCTCTGTTGGAAAAGTTAACACAATATGACAATGTTAACTGGATTGGTTGGTATTTAAAAACTCCTTTAAATATTTGTTTAGAATGGAATCAAAGGCGAAAACGCCAAGTACCAGATGATGTTATAACTAATTTATATCAATCCCTAAGAAATTTTCCTCCCCTTCCTGCGGAGGGTTTTTTAGCTGTTTATGACATACCTTTTAAAGATGATAAATTAGAAGTTCATCAATTCAATGATAAAGTCTCAAAATTAAGTCGCACTCAAGTTAATCGTCACAATCGCCCTGCTAATAGTAAAGTAAAATTTCACTCTTATTCAAGGTTACTAGATTTTGATCGACTTCTGCACCTCATCAGCTTAATTATTAAATATCCTAACATCGGTAATTTATCATCATATAACCCTGAATTGATAGAACAAATATTCGGTAAAAATATTAAATTTGACACAGAAATAGAGGAAATTTGTGCAATTTTAGCTCACCATATTCATCCTATTTATGCTCAACCAAAAGCCATCAAAAAAGATTTACTTTGGTTAGAAAATATTGGTATTATTGGCAGTAAATTTAATCAAAAAATAGAAATAAAAACACTCGAAATTGAGGATTTAGTTACTCATCCTTACTCAGATATTGAACCCTTTGAGCGATTAATTAAAACCATTAATTTTATTATTCATCACCCTTTTACATGGAATAAACAAGAAGGATGTTTACAAAGTCTAGTTAATGCTATGATTTCTCCAGGAATTATTAACTTTAACTGTCCTGATAGTATTCGTAAAGATATAGAAAAAGTTTTAAAACCCTTTGGAATTTTACCAGATTTTACTATGAAAAAAGGTTATTTTATTGGCACAGGAATCTTATCTGCAAACGAATTAATTAAACTATTTAGACTGTTAGAAGCCCAAGCTAATAGTTTATCAGATCCTGTCGCTTTATCGGTCTATGAAACCTTTAAAAGTCGTCTGGGAGATGCTAAAATTGCTCACCCCGAAAGTTACCCTGTTAGGGCAATTTATAATAAAAATATTGTCGATTTAAACAGTCTTCCTAATACCTCTTTAGCAAGTAAAATTGATCAGGTAGAAAGTTCGATCGAAAAGGGAGAATTATTAGAATTAAATCGTTTTTTAAGCAGTGCCGAATTTAATAATCATGACTTTCAAAATAATCAAACAGAAGATAATAGTTATTTTCTAATTTATCCATTACAAATAGTTTTTCATAACATTGGCTGGTATTTAGGTTATGAATGGGCAGAAGGAGAAAATAAAGGCTTACTGAAATTTGAAAGATTAGACAGGTTATTTTTAGGCAGAAAACAACATCAATCACGGGATGAAAAGCAACAAATAAATGCCTTAAATAAATTACAAAAACTATATCAAGCTAGTGGCGGAATTTTTCTTGGTAATAACGTCAAATTACAAAAACTATATTTCGATCGTAAACAGAAAAGTAAAGCCGAAATAACGATCGAATTATGGTTTAGTGATTATATTTTTAAGTTTATCAGTGAAGGTACAAATCGCTTTCCTTTAAAACAGATGAAAATGTCTCCCCCTCTTCATAAAAGTAATGAGAAAAAAGCCCCTTTTACCCTTAAAAAAACAGATGATAAAAACTATCCTAATTGTTTTCAAGTAAAATTACCATTATGGTCATTAGAAGATATTGATTTATTAAGATGGATTGTCGGTTTTGGTGGGCAAGTTAAGGTAATTAATCCCCCCGAATTAGTGAATAAAGTTAAACAAATAGGAGAGGCTATTGCTCTTTTATATTAA
- a CDS encoding reverse transcriptase domain-containing protein yields the protein MTANLPQWQLIFPHLQNQNPLLLQDSPEELTIKFYQLKTPLDVAKLLNIPHKRLVYHLYLVDSQRRYKTFTIPKKSGGERQISTPITALKIIQQKLNQVLQAVYQVKPSVHGFVQDKNIVTNAKAHVKKRYVLNLDLEDFFPSVNFGRVRGMFMGIPYHLPPDVATILAQICCQNNQLPQGAPTSPIVTNMICGKMDSQLQRLAKDCKATYTRYADDITFSTTLKDFPADLAYIVNEGDKEKVVVGDRLLSIIRENGFSVNEKKTRLQTKGNHQEVTGLTTNQFPNVDRCFVRQVRAMLHAWAKFGLESAQKEFEEKYYHKARFSGKETPRFQDVLKGKIEFIGMVKGKHDQIYSKFLSQYRLLLTLSNN from the coding sequence ATGACGGCAAATCTTCCTCAATGGCAACTTATTTTTCCTCATCTGCAAAACCAAAATCCGTTATTACTCCAAGATTCTCCCGAAGAATTAACCATAAAATTCTATCAATTAAAAACTCCTTTAGATGTTGCTAAACTATTAAATATTCCTCATAAAAGATTAGTTTATCATCTTTATTTAGTTGATTCCCAGAGACGTTATAAAACTTTTACTATTCCGAAAAAATCTGGGGGTGAAAGACAAATATCAACTCCCATTACTGCCTTAAAAATTATTCAACAAAAACTCAATCAAGTTTTACAAGCAGTTTATCAGGTTAAGCCTTCAGTGCATGGTTTTGTGCAAGATAAAAACATTGTTACTAATGCTAAAGCCCATGTTAAAAAACGTTATGTTTTAAATTTAGACTTAGAAGATTTTTTCCCCTCCGTCAATTTTGGGCGAGTTAGGGGGATGTTTATGGGGATTCCTTATCATTTACCTCCCGATGTAGCTACTATCTTAGCCCAAATTTGTTGTCAGAATAATCAGTTACCTCAAGGTGCGCCTACTTCTCCCATCGTTACTAATATGATTTGTGGGAAGATGGATAGTCAGTTACAGCGTTTGGCAAAGGATTGTAAGGCAACTTATACTCGTTATGCTGATGATATAACTTTCTCTACTACTCTCAAGGATTTTCCTGCGGATTTGGCTTATATTGTCAATGAGGGTGATAAGGAAAAAGTTGTGGTAGGCGATCGACTTTTAAGTATTATTAGAGAGAATGGGTTTAGTGTGAATGAGAAGAAAACCCGTTTACAAACTAAAGGTAATCATCAAGAGGTAACGGGTTTAACCACTAATCAATTTCCCAATGTTGATAGATGTTTTGTGCGTCAAGTAAGGGCGATGCTTCATGCTTGGGCTAAATTTGGTTTAGAATCTGCACAGAAGGAGTTTGAAGAAAAGTATTATCATAAGGCTAGATTTTCGGGGAAAGAAACCCCTCGTTTTCAGGATGTGTTAAAGGGTAAAATAGAATTTATTGGTATGGTTAAGGGTAAGCACGATCAAATTTATTCTAAGTTTTTAAGTCAATATAGATTGCTATTAACCTTGAGTAATAATTAG
- a CDS encoding NIL domain-containing protein produces MKKRVNLTFPRTVVQMPVTYRLAKDFNIAANIIRGQVAPNQVGKLVLELSGDIDQLDAAIDWMKANNIGVSLNTGEIAIDEEICVHCGLCTGVCPTESLTLNPSSYKLQFRQQTCIVCEQCIPTCPVQAITTNL; encoded by the coding sequence ATGAAAAAAAGAGTAAATTTGACTTTTCCCCGTACAGTAGTACAAATGCCCGTTACTTACCGACTAGCTAAAGATTTTAATATCGCTGCTAATATTATCAGAGGACAAGTTGCACCAAATCAAGTAGGTAAATTAGTATTAGAATTATCAGGAGATATTGATCAATTAGATGCTGCTATTGATTGGATGAAGGCGAATAATATTGGTGTTTCCCTCAATACAGGAGAAATTGCCATTGACGAAGAAATATGCGTACACTGTGGATTATGTACAGGCGTATGCCCAACAGAATCTTTAACATTGAATCCTAGTAGTTATAAGTTACAATTTCGTCAGCAAACTTGTATTGTGTGTGAACAATGTATTCCTACTTGTCCTGTACAAGCTATTACCACAAATCTTTAA
- a CDS encoding thioredoxin family protein, whose translation MTENNVYRQNRIRNIIIALIAITLGILLVLSSQTTVNSESLEAQSQQATPLEIAVNNDKPSLVEFYANWCTSCQAMAGDLAILKQKYQANVNFVMLNVDNNKWLPEVLKYGVDGIPHFVFLDNSGNAIAQTIGEQPLSIFEGNIQALIANQSIPYANSSGNISSLNPNNQIIEGNKDNPRDHG comes from the coding sequence ATGACTGAAAATAATGTTTATCGTCAAAATCGAATTCGTAATATTATTATTGCTTTAATAGCCATAACTCTTGGTATTTTGTTGGTATTGAGTTCACAAACTACTGTTAATTCCGAATCTTTAGAGGCACAATCTCAACAAGCAACCCCTTTAGAAATAGCAGTAAATAACGATAAACCCTCTTTAGTGGAATTTTATGCAAATTGGTGTACAAGTTGTCAAGCTATGGCTGGTGATTTAGCTATCTTGAAACAAAAGTATCAAGCAAACGTTAATTTTGTGATGCTTAATGTTGATAATAATAAATGGCTACCAGAAGTTTTAAAATATGGTGTTGATGGCATACCTCACTTTGTGTTTCTTGACAACAGTGGAAATGCGATCGCACAAACTATTGGAGAGCAACCGTTAAGTATTTTTGAAGGTAATATACAAGCCTTAATCGCTAATCAATCTATACCTTATGCTAACTCTAGCGGTAACATTTCTTCCTTAAATCCCAATAATCAAATTATTGAAGGTAACAAAGATAATCCTAGAGATCATGGTTAA